A single Nomia melanderi isolate GNS246 chromosome 13, iyNomMela1, whole genome shotgun sequence DNA region contains:
- the shg gene encoding DE-cadherin isoform X2 — translation MSLEGPATSLRPWPRPQRLLLAFLLLCGTFADATRLRHSRHLDARSQFSTEEELTMQQGENHNHKPVFSNCSNYAPIVQEEEPAGTVVIQVHAEDRDHPEEGGTITYSFVTAPGEKLKFEINNRTGLIRTTQVLDRDEPAREKEAYLTVLATDNGRPQLDDVCTFKVTIEDVNDNSPVFDKVAYTESVPQDLPLGREVMRVSATDIDDGNNSVVYYNLSPKRPEDGVYFRIDRNTGVIFLNKTIDRNPEYKFSMTATAEDQGEIPRSSMIDLDIRVVESHKKAPAFLPRSSEPIRLPENFNDFDQSIVRLKAVSNSGDDTGLLFELVPGRTEQTNKGNTFRLESNKDVADIKLAQHLDYESNTVYTLIVRVQNRYQLAAETVVDIEVLDVNDNFPVFREMKKGSVLENEPPGVPVMQVRAIDADGTSAHNQVTYELDNFRDLFAIDKYTGNITTLTTFDREQEDTYNVKVIAVDNSPSAVVKTGEHNKGQQVFRIEIADKNDNAPHFTQAVYTANSILENANINALVTEVKALDSDTASPVTYSIIFGNTDDSFYIEGTTGKIRVKKALDYEKITEYNLTVRAFDGLYNDTAQVKIFIENVNDNPPVFEDFKKNPTIKEEELVEGCITTVVAYDPDIKNRSADQHIAYFIVKDDQQPLIGINKTGCMTLKKPLDRDAPNGYSMWTVIVMARDEDGSPTALRELVMVNITLIDINDNAPFLDMPYPVVWGENKRPGRITELKARDYDSDENGPPFYFRIDENTADDEIRSRFAIRGANLLAQYQFDREQRKSYNIPIAITDSGKPPMTGTSTLTVIIGDENDNEMSEGSSSIFVYNYKGESPDTEIGRVYVNDPDDWDLPDKHFAWASTHDGFRLNQETGMITLLSGTSNDTFVLKFLVTEESRRIQRHQVNAYVNVTVKELPEEAVVRSGSVRFYGMTAEQFVAPSEIGVSKKEMFQERIANMLNASVENVDVFTVLHSPHHNNRSLLDVRFSVHGSPYYAPEKLNTILAQHSREIEQELKTNILLVNIDECLFEKQHCNNSCRSYLNASTVPYAVYTNTSSFIGVRAVVDPQCTCHVAEPIVCLNGGTPLAERCECPPGLEGPRCELLGIGFHGDGWAVMPPPGQACDDSHLGLEITPHVDNGLVFYFGPMTYSHRVAIQDFMALELQQGYAVLYMDYGTGTVRLDQKKIKLTDGKSHRIDVYWTKNSIEMKVDNCGISACMSLTAPQGPNEFLNVNSPMQIGGTMTNLAQLGSQFQWDYKPTDKGFIGCIRNMTFNGNTYNLGMPSLSRNADPGCDHGMAKAISFGIDTNFLVAILVCVAILLILLLAVVVHRRKTDDLYKDMDDIRENIINYEDEGGGEVDTGYDLNVLRTIYDAPPIDSKIATGRAPDEVPDICGFLDGKKESCDKDPDTNPFDDVRHYAYEGEGNSEGSLSSLASCTDDGDLKFNYLSNFGPRFRKLADMYGEEASDEESDGVGERESESWC, via the exons CGGATGCAACGAGATTGAGGCATTCGAGACACCTGGATGCGAGATCACAGTTCTCGACCGAAGAGGAATTAACG ATGCAGCAAGGGGAGAACCACAACCACAAGCCGGTGTTTTCGAATTGCTCCAATTACGCGCCCATCGTGCAAGAGGAGGAACCGGCGGGCACCGTGGTGATACAAGTGCACGCAGAGGACAGGGATCACCCGGAGGAAGGAG GCACGATCACGTACAGCTTCGTCACCGCTCCGGGCGAGAAGCTGAAATTCGAGATCAACAATAGGACCGGGCTGATCAGGACCACGCAGGTGCTGGACAGAGACGAGCCCGCTCGAGAGAAGGAGGCGTACCTGACGGTGCTCGCGACCGATAACGGTAGACCGCAGCTGGACGACGTGTGCACGTTCAAAGTGACCATCGAGGACGTGAACGACAACTCGCCGGTATTCGACAAAGTG GCGTACACCGAGTCGGTACCGCAAGATTTACCGTTGGGCCGTGAGGTGATGAGAGTCTCCGCCACGGACATCGACGACGGCAACAACTCCGTGGTCTACTACAATCTGTCGCCGAAGAGGCCCGAGGATGGGGTGTACTTCCGAATAGATCGGAACACCGGCGTGATATTCCTCAACAAAACCATCGAC AGGAATCCCGAGTACAAATTCAGCATGACCGCCACCGCGGAAGACCAAGGCGAGATCCCGAGATCGAGCATGATCGATCTGGACATACGGGTGGTCGAGTCCCACAAAAAGGCGCCGGCCTTCTTGCCCAGATCCTCCGAACCGATCCGACTGCCGGAGAACTTCAACGATTTCGATCAGAGCATCGTCCGACTGAAGGCTGTGTCGAACAGCGGCGACGATACCGGTCTCCTGTTCGAGCTGGTCCCCGGCAGAACCGAGCAGACCAACAAAGGAAACACGTTCAG GTTGGAGTCGAACAAAGACGTGGCGGACATCAAGCTGGCCCAGCACCTCGATTACGAGAGCAACACGGTGTATACGTTGATCGTGCGGGTGCAGAACAGGTACCAGCTGGCCGCCGAGACGGTGGTCGACATCGAGGTGCTCGACGTGAACGACAATTTCCCGGTGTTCCGCGAGATGAAGAAGGGCAGCGTGCTCGAGAACGAGCCGCCGGGAGTGCCGGTGATGCAGGTCCGCGCGATCGACGCGGACGGGACGTCCGCTCACAATCAG GTTACCTACGAGTTGGACAACTTCCGGGACCTGTTCGCCATCGACAAGTACACCGGTAATATCACCACGTTGACCACGTTCGACAGGGAACAGGAGGACACGTACAACGTGAAGGTGATCGCGGTGGACAACTCGCCCAGCGCCGTCGTCAAGACCGGCGAGCACAACAAGGGCCAGCAGGTGTTCCGCATCGAGATCGCGGACAAGAACGACAACGCGCCCCACTTCACCCAGGCGGTGTACACGGCCAACTCCATCCTCGAGAACGCGAACATCAACGCGCTGGTCACCGAGGTGAAGGCCCTCGACTCGGACACGGCCAGCCCGGTCACGTACAGCATCATATTCGGCAACACCGACGACAGCTTCTACATCGAGGGGACCACCGGCAAGATCCGCGTGAAGAAGGCCCTCGATTACGAGAAGATCACCGAGTACAACCTGACGGTGAGGGCGTTCGACGGCCTGTACAACGACACCGCTCAGGTGAAGATCTTCATCGAGAACGTGAACGACAATCCGCCGGTCTTCGAGGACTTCAAGAAGAACCCGACGATCAAGGAGGAGGAACTGGTGGAAG GTTGCATCACCACCGTGGTCGCCTACGACCCCGACATAAAGAACAGGAGCGCCGACCAGCACATCGCGTACTTCATAGTGAAGGACGACCAACAGCCTCTGATCGGGATCAACAAGACGGGCTGCATGACGCTGAAGAAACCGTTGGACAGGGACGCGCCGAACGGCTACTCGATGTGGACGGTGATAGTGATGGCGCGAGACGAGGACGGCTCGCCGACCGCGCTGCGGGAACTGGTGATGGTGAACATCACGCTGATCGACATAAACGACAACGCGCCGTTCCTCGACATGCCGTACCCCGTCGTCTGGGGCGAGAACAAGCGGCCGGGTCGGATCACGGAGCTGAAGGCCCGCGACTACGACTCGGACGAGAACGGCCCCCCGTTTTACTTCCGCATCGACGAGAACACCGCGGACGACGAGATCCGCTCGAGGTTCGCGATCCGCGGCGCCAACCTGCTCGCGCAGTACCAGTTCGACCGGGAGCAGCGGAAGAGCTACAACATACCGATCGCGATCACGGACAGCGGGAAGCCGCCCATGACGGGCACGTCGACCCTGACGGTGATCATCGGCGACGAGAACGACAACGAGATGTCGGAAGGCTCCAGTTCCATATTCGTGTACAATTACAAAGGCGAGTCGCCCGACACGGAGATCGGTCGGGTGTACGTGAACGACCCGGACGACTGGGACCTGCCGGACAAACACTTCGCCTGGGCCTCGACGCACGACGGGTTCCGGTTGAACCAGGAAACGGGGATGATCACGTTGCTGTCGGGCACGTCGAACGACACGTTCGTCCTGAAGTTCCTCGTCACCGAGGAGAGCCGGCGGATTCAGCGGCACCAGGTGAACGCGTACGTGAACGTCACCGTGAAGGAGCTGCCGGAGGAGGCGGTGGTCCGCTCCGGTTCCGTTCGTTTCTACGGGATGACCGCGGAGCAGTTCGTCGCGCCCAGCGAGATCGGCGTCAGCAAGAAGGAGATGTTCCAAGAGAGGATCGCCAACATGCTGAACGCGTCCGTGGAGAACGTGGACGTGTTCACGGTGCTCCATTCTCCGCATCACAATAACAGGAGCCTGCTCGACGTTCGGTTCTCCGTTCACGGGAGCCCGTATTACGCGCCCGAGAAGCTGAACACGATACTGGCGCAGCACAGCCGCGAGATCGAACAGGAACTGAAGACGAACATCCTGCTGGTGAACATCGACGAGTGTCTGTTCGAGAAGCAGCACTGCAACAACTCCTGCCGCAGTTACTTGAACGCCAGCACCGTCCCGTACGCGGTCTACACGAACACGAGCTCCTTCATCGGGGTGCGGGCGGTGGTGGATCCGCAATGCACCTGTCACGTGGCCGAGCCGATCGTCTGCCTGAACGGCGGCACTCCGCTCGCCGAGCGTTGCGAATGCCCGCCCGGCCTCGAGGGACCCAGGTGCGAGCTCCTCGGCATCGGGTTCCACGGCGACGGCTGGGCCGTGATGCCTCCGCCCGGTCAAGCTTGCGACGACTCTCATTTGG GTCTCGAGATAACGCCGCACGTCGACAACGGTTTGGTCTTCTATTTCGGCCCGATGACCTACAGCCACAGAGTGGCCATCCAGGATTTCATGGCGCTCGAGCTCCAACAAGGCTACGCGGTCCTTTACATGGACTACGGCACGGGCACCGTGCGGCTCGATCAGAAGAAGATCAAGCTCACGGACGGCAAGAGCCATAGAATAGACGTTTACTGGACCAAGAAC TCGATCGAGATGAAGGTGGACAATTGCGGCATATCGGCTTGCATGAGTCTGACCGCGCCGCAAGGGCCCAACGAGTTTCTGAACGTGAACAGCCCCATGCAAATCGGCGGGACCATGACCAACCTCGCGCAGCTCGGCTCGCAGTTCCAATGGGACTACAAACCGACCGACAAGGGGTTCATCGGCTGCATACGTAACATGACGTTCAACGGAAAC ACGTACAACCTGGGAATGCCATCGCTGTCGCGCAACGCGGATCCGGGTTGCGATCACGGAATGGCCAAAGCGATTTCCTTCGGAATCGACACCAATTTCTTGGTCGCGATTCTGGTGTGCGTGGCGATACTGCTGATACTGCTGCTCGCCGTGGTGGTGCACAGGCGTAAAACGGACGACCTGTACAAGGATATGGACGACATACGagagaatataattaattacgaaGACGAAGGAGGCGGCGAGGTCGACACCGGTTACGACTTGAACGTCCTGAGAACCATTTACGACGCTCCTCCCATCGATTCGAAGATAGCGACTGGCAGAG CTCCTGACGAGGTTCCGGATATTTGCGGTTTCCTGGACGGCAAGAAGGAAAGCTGCGACAAAGATCCGGACACGAACCCGTTCGACGACGTCAGGCACTACGCGTACGAGGGCGAGGGCAATTCCGAGGGATCCCTGTCGTCCTTGGCTTCTT GTACCGACGACGGTGACCTGAAATTCAACTACCTCTCGAATTTCGGACCGAGGTTTCGAAAGCTGGCAGACATGTACGGAGAGGAGGCCAGCGACGAGGAGAGCGACGGCGTCGGAgaacgagagagcgagagcTGGTGTTGA
- the shg gene encoding DE-cadherin isoform X1 produces MSLEGPATSLRPWPRPQRLLLAFLLLCGTFADATRLRHSRHLDARSQFSTEEELTMQQGENHNHKPVFSNCSNYAPIVQEEEPAGTVVIQVHAEDRDHPEEGGTITYSFVTAPGEKLKFEINNRTGLIRTTQVLDRDEPAREKEAYLTVLATDNGRPQLDDVCTFKVTIEDVNDNSPVFDKVAYTESVPQDLPLGREVMRVSATDIDDGNNSVVYYNLSPKRPEDGVYFRIDRNTGVIFLNKTIDRNPEYKFSMTATAEDQGEIPRSSMIDLDIRVVESHKKAPAFLPRSSEPIRLPENFNDFDQSIVRLKAVSNSGDDTGLLFELVPGRTEQTNKGNTFRLESNKDVADIKLAQHLDYESNTVYTLIVRVQNRYQLAAETVVDIEVLDVNDNFPVFREMKKGSVLENEPPGVPVMQVRAIDADGTSAHNQVTYELDNFRDLFAIDKYTGNITTLTTFDREQEDTYNVKVIAVDNSPSAVVKTGEHNKGQQVFRIEIADKNDNAPHFTQAVYTANSILENANINALVTEVKALDSDTASPVTYSIIFGNTDDSFYIEGTTGKIRVKKALDYEKITEYNLTVRAFDGLYNDTAQVKIFIENVNDNPPVFEDFKKNPTIKEEELVEGCITTVVAYDPDIKNRSADQHIAYFIVKDDQQPLIGINKTGCMTLKKPLDRDAPNGYSMWTVIVMARDEDGSPTALRELVMVNITLIDINDNAPFLDMPYPVVWGENKRPGRITELKARDYDSDENGPPFYFRIDENTADDEIRSRFAIRGANLLAQYQFDREQRKSYNIPIAITDSGKPPMTGTSTLTVIIGDENDNEMSEGSSSIFVYNYKGESPDTEIGRVYVNDPDDWDLPDKHFAWASTHDGFRLNQETGMITLLSGTSNDTFVLKFLVTEESRRIQRHQVNAYVNVTVKELPEEAVVRSGSVRFYGMTAEQFVAPSEIGVSKKEMFQERIANMLNASVENVDVFTVLHSPHHNNRSLLDVRFSVHGSPYYAPEKLNTILAQHSREIEQELKTNILLVNIDECLFEKQHCNNSCRSYLNASTVPYAVYTNTSSFIGVRAVVDPQCTCHVAEPIVCLNGGTPLAERCECPPGLEGPRCELLGIGFHGDGWAVMPPPGQACDDSHLGLEITPHVDNGLVFYFGPMTYSHRVAIQDFMALELQQGYAVLYMDYGTGTVRLDQKKIKLTDGKSHRIDVYWTKNSIEMKVDNCGISACMSLTAPQGPNEFLNVNSPMQIGGTMTNLAQLGSQFQWDYKPTDKGFIGCIRNMTFNGNTYNLGMPSLSRNADPGCDHGMAKAISFGIDTNFLVAILVCVAILLILLLAVVVHRRKTDDLYKDMDDIRENIINYEDEGGGEVDTGYDLNVLRTIYDAPPIDSKIATGRGESKSILSSGFPVTYLHRLFFQAPDEVPDICGFLDGKKESCDKDPDTNPFDDVRHYAYEGEGNSEGSLSSLASCTDDGDLKFNYLSNFGPRFRKLADMYGEEASDEESDGVGERESESWC; encoded by the exons CGGATGCAACGAGATTGAGGCATTCGAGACACCTGGATGCGAGATCACAGTTCTCGACCGAAGAGGAATTAACG ATGCAGCAAGGGGAGAACCACAACCACAAGCCGGTGTTTTCGAATTGCTCCAATTACGCGCCCATCGTGCAAGAGGAGGAACCGGCGGGCACCGTGGTGATACAAGTGCACGCAGAGGACAGGGATCACCCGGAGGAAGGAG GCACGATCACGTACAGCTTCGTCACCGCTCCGGGCGAGAAGCTGAAATTCGAGATCAACAATAGGACCGGGCTGATCAGGACCACGCAGGTGCTGGACAGAGACGAGCCCGCTCGAGAGAAGGAGGCGTACCTGACGGTGCTCGCGACCGATAACGGTAGACCGCAGCTGGACGACGTGTGCACGTTCAAAGTGACCATCGAGGACGTGAACGACAACTCGCCGGTATTCGACAAAGTG GCGTACACCGAGTCGGTACCGCAAGATTTACCGTTGGGCCGTGAGGTGATGAGAGTCTCCGCCACGGACATCGACGACGGCAACAACTCCGTGGTCTACTACAATCTGTCGCCGAAGAGGCCCGAGGATGGGGTGTACTTCCGAATAGATCGGAACACCGGCGTGATATTCCTCAACAAAACCATCGAC AGGAATCCCGAGTACAAATTCAGCATGACCGCCACCGCGGAAGACCAAGGCGAGATCCCGAGATCGAGCATGATCGATCTGGACATACGGGTGGTCGAGTCCCACAAAAAGGCGCCGGCCTTCTTGCCCAGATCCTCCGAACCGATCCGACTGCCGGAGAACTTCAACGATTTCGATCAGAGCATCGTCCGACTGAAGGCTGTGTCGAACAGCGGCGACGATACCGGTCTCCTGTTCGAGCTGGTCCCCGGCAGAACCGAGCAGACCAACAAAGGAAACACGTTCAG GTTGGAGTCGAACAAAGACGTGGCGGACATCAAGCTGGCCCAGCACCTCGATTACGAGAGCAACACGGTGTATACGTTGATCGTGCGGGTGCAGAACAGGTACCAGCTGGCCGCCGAGACGGTGGTCGACATCGAGGTGCTCGACGTGAACGACAATTTCCCGGTGTTCCGCGAGATGAAGAAGGGCAGCGTGCTCGAGAACGAGCCGCCGGGAGTGCCGGTGATGCAGGTCCGCGCGATCGACGCGGACGGGACGTCCGCTCACAATCAG GTTACCTACGAGTTGGACAACTTCCGGGACCTGTTCGCCATCGACAAGTACACCGGTAATATCACCACGTTGACCACGTTCGACAGGGAACAGGAGGACACGTACAACGTGAAGGTGATCGCGGTGGACAACTCGCCCAGCGCCGTCGTCAAGACCGGCGAGCACAACAAGGGCCAGCAGGTGTTCCGCATCGAGATCGCGGACAAGAACGACAACGCGCCCCACTTCACCCAGGCGGTGTACACGGCCAACTCCATCCTCGAGAACGCGAACATCAACGCGCTGGTCACCGAGGTGAAGGCCCTCGACTCGGACACGGCCAGCCCGGTCACGTACAGCATCATATTCGGCAACACCGACGACAGCTTCTACATCGAGGGGACCACCGGCAAGATCCGCGTGAAGAAGGCCCTCGATTACGAGAAGATCACCGAGTACAACCTGACGGTGAGGGCGTTCGACGGCCTGTACAACGACACCGCTCAGGTGAAGATCTTCATCGAGAACGTGAACGACAATCCGCCGGTCTTCGAGGACTTCAAGAAGAACCCGACGATCAAGGAGGAGGAACTGGTGGAAG GTTGCATCACCACCGTGGTCGCCTACGACCCCGACATAAAGAACAGGAGCGCCGACCAGCACATCGCGTACTTCATAGTGAAGGACGACCAACAGCCTCTGATCGGGATCAACAAGACGGGCTGCATGACGCTGAAGAAACCGTTGGACAGGGACGCGCCGAACGGCTACTCGATGTGGACGGTGATAGTGATGGCGCGAGACGAGGACGGCTCGCCGACCGCGCTGCGGGAACTGGTGATGGTGAACATCACGCTGATCGACATAAACGACAACGCGCCGTTCCTCGACATGCCGTACCCCGTCGTCTGGGGCGAGAACAAGCGGCCGGGTCGGATCACGGAGCTGAAGGCCCGCGACTACGACTCGGACGAGAACGGCCCCCCGTTTTACTTCCGCATCGACGAGAACACCGCGGACGACGAGATCCGCTCGAGGTTCGCGATCCGCGGCGCCAACCTGCTCGCGCAGTACCAGTTCGACCGGGAGCAGCGGAAGAGCTACAACATACCGATCGCGATCACGGACAGCGGGAAGCCGCCCATGACGGGCACGTCGACCCTGACGGTGATCATCGGCGACGAGAACGACAACGAGATGTCGGAAGGCTCCAGTTCCATATTCGTGTACAATTACAAAGGCGAGTCGCCCGACACGGAGATCGGTCGGGTGTACGTGAACGACCCGGACGACTGGGACCTGCCGGACAAACACTTCGCCTGGGCCTCGACGCACGACGGGTTCCGGTTGAACCAGGAAACGGGGATGATCACGTTGCTGTCGGGCACGTCGAACGACACGTTCGTCCTGAAGTTCCTCGTCACCGAGGAGAGCCGGCGGATTCAGCGGCACCAGGTGAACGCGTACGTGAACGTCACCGTGAAGGAGCTGCCGGAGGAGGCGGTGGTCCGCTCCGGTTCCGTTCGTTTCTACGGGATGACCGCGGAGCAGTTCGTCGCGCCCAGCGAGATCGGCGTCAGCAAGAAGGAGATGTTCCAAGAGAGGATCGCCAACATGCTGAACGCGTCCGTGGAGAACGTGGACGTGTTCACGGTGCTCCATTCTCCGCATCACAATAACAGGAGCCTGCTCGACGTTCGGTTCTCCGTTCACGGGAGCCCGTATTACGCGCCCGAGAAGCTGAACACGATACTGGCGCAGCACAGCCGCGAGATCGAACAGGAACTGAAGACGAACATCCTGCTGGTGAACATCGACGAGTGTCTGTTCGAGAAGCAGCACTGCAACAACTCCTGCCGCAGTTACTTGAACGCCAGCACCGTCCCGTACGCGGTCTACACGAACACGAGCTCCTTCATCGGGGTGCGGGCGGTGGTGGATCCGCAATGCACCTGTCACGTGGCCGAGCCGATCGTCTGCCTGAACGGCGGCACTCCGCTCGCCGAGCGTTGCGAATGCCCGCCCGGCCTCGAGGGACCCAGGTGCGAGCTCCTCGGCATCGGGTTCCACGGCGACGGCTGGGCCGTGATGCCTCCGCCCGGTCAAGCTTGCGACGACTCTCATTTGG GTCTCGAGATAACGCCGCACGTCGACAACGGTTTGGTCTTCTATTTCGGCCCGATGACCTACAGCCACAGAGTGGCCATCCAGGATTTCATGGCGCTCGAGCTCCAACAAGGCTACGCGGTCCTTTACATGGACTACGGCACGGGCACCGTGCGGCTCGATCAGAAGAAGATCAAGCTCACGGACGGCAAGAGCCATAGAATAGACGTTTACTGGACCAAGAAC TCGATCGAGATGAAGGTGGACAATTGCGGCATATCGGCTTGCATGAGTCTGACCGCGCCGCAAGGGCCCAACGAGTTTCTGAACGTGAACAGCCCCATGCAAATCGGCGGGACCATGACCAACCTCGCGCAGCTCGGCTCGCAGTTCCAATGGGACTACAAACCGACCGACAAGGGGTTCATCGGCTGCATACGTAACATGACGTTCAACGGAAAC ACGTACAACCTGGGAATGCCATCGCTGTCGCGCAACGCGGATCCGGGTTGCGATCACGGAATGGCCAAAGCGATTTCCTTCGGAATCGACACCAATTTCTTGGTCGCGATTCTGGTGTGCGTGGCGATACTGCTGATACTGCTGCTCGCCGTGGTGGTGCACAGGCGTAAAACGGACGACCTGTACAAGGATATGGACGACATACGagagaatataattaattacgaaGACGAAGGAGGCGGCGAGGTCGACACCGGTTACGACTTGAACGTCCTGAGAACCATTTACGACGCTCCTCCCATCGATTCGAAGATAGCGACTGGCAGAGGTGAGTCGAAGTCGATTCTTTCTTCTGGGTTCCCCGTGACATATCTGCATCGTCTTTTCTTCCAAGCTCCTGACGAGGTTCCGGATATTTGCGGTTTCCTGGACGGCAAGAAGGAAAGCTGCGACAAAGATCCGGACACGAACCCGTTCGACGACGTCAGGCACTACGCGTACGAGGGCGAGGGCAATTCCGAGGGATCCCTGTCGTCCTTGGCTTCTT GTACCGACGACGGTGACCTGAAATTCAACTACCTCTCGAATTTCGGACCGAGGTTTCGAAAGCTGGCAGACATGTACGGAGAGGAGGCCAGCGACGAGGAGAGCGACGGCGTCGGAgaacgagagagcgagagcTGGTGTTGA